A genomic stretch from Candidatus Nitrotoga arctica includes:
- the yacG gene encoding DNA gyrase inhibitor YacG, with the protein MKKTTIVTCPQCKKEVTWSNESPYRPFCSERCKLIDLGQWATESYRIPQSESSSEEEPSHHA; encoded by the coding sequence ATGAAGAAAACAACTATTGTCACTTGTCCACAATGTAAAAAAGAAGTGACGTGGAGCAATGAAAGTCCCTATCGCCCATTTTGTAGCGAACGCTGCAAATTAATTGACTTGGGTCAGTGGGCCACAGAAAGTTATCGCATCCCACAGTCCGAAAGTAGCTCGGAAGAAGAGCCTTCTCACCACGCCTGA
- a CDS encoding Nudix family hydrolase — protein MQRGPQYMNSCVIEIAVGVLLREVNSEANAPTAGYTLRGQFTYSSFLLAQRPEGKPYAGYWEFPGGKVEVGETLLHALERELNEELGIKIAGAYSWLTRLHIYTHATVRLNFFRITEWQGELHGKENQQLSWQTSSNLTVSPVLPANTFVFRALQLPPLYAISNAAKLGCEKFLERLQVALENGLKLVQMREPALSRETMRELSLRAVKLAHTFGAQVLINSDIELANEIGADGVHLNSIQLAACTSRPNFTWCAASCHNAEELQQANNLGFDFVVLSPVLPTRSHPGATHLGWQSFASIAANSGIPVYALGGLCYDDMEKAWQHGAHGIAMLHQAW, from the coding sequence ATGCAACGCGGCCCACAATATATGAATTCTTGCGTGATTGAAATTGCCGTTGGCGTGTTGTTGCGCGAGGTTAACAGTGAAGCAAATGCGCCCACTGCGGGGTACACCTTGCGAGGGCAATTCACATATAGCAGTTTCCTGCTGGCGCAGCGGCCGGAAGGCAAGCCTTACGCAGGCTACTGGGAGTTTCCGGGCGGCAAAGTTGAAGTGGGCGAAACGCTGCTGCATGCGTTGGAACGAGAGTTGAACGAAGAGTTAGGCATTAAAATTGCGGGTGCCTATTCTTGGCTGACACGCTTGCACATTTATACCCACGCTACGGTGCGACTGAATTTCTTTCGTATTACCGAATGGCAGGGTGAACTTCATGGCAAAGAAAATCAACAACTGAGTTGGCAAACCTCTTCCAATTTGACAGTATCCCCAGTGCTTCCGGCCAATACATTTGTTTTCCGTGCGCTCCAATTGCCGCCTTTGTATGCCATCAGTAACGCTGCCAAGTTGGGTTGTGAAAAGTTTCTGGAACGTTTACAGGTTGCGCTAGAAAATGGCTTGAAGTTGGTGCAGATGCGCGAGCCTGCTTTATCGCGCGAAACGATGCGTGAATTGTCTTTACGGGCGGTGAAACTGGCACACACATTTGGCGCACAGGTGCTGATTAACAGTGACATTGAGCTGGCTAACGAAATTGGCGCAGACGGTGTGCATTTGAATAGTATCCAGCTTGCTGCGTGTACTTCACGTCCCAATTTTACTTGGTGTGCGGCATCCTGTCACAACGCCGAGGAATTACAACAAGCCAATAATCTGGGCTTCGATTTCGTGGTGCTGAGCCCTGTATTGCCCACTCGCAGTCATCCCGGTGCAACACATTTAGGCTGGCAATCATTTGCGTCGATAGCAGCAAATTCGGGCATTCCGGTATATGCGCTGGGTGGATTATGTTATGACGACATGGAAAAGGCCTGGCAGCATGGTGCGCATGGCATTGCGATGTTGCATCAGGCGTGGTGA
- the thiC gene encoding phosphomethylpyrimidine synthase ThiC gives MNAHPKFLSQAAHVDEAAVQPLPNSRKIYVAGSRPDIQVPMREISQSDTPASMTAEKNPPIVVYDCSGPYTDPAANIDIRSGLPTPRMPWIIERSDTDELSGPTSQYGTARLNDPELAELRFNLLRKPRRAKAGANVTQMHYARLGIITPEMEFVAIRENMRRKEYLEELKASGPLGNKLANLMSRQHPGQSFGASIPAEITPQFVRDEIARGRAIIPANINHPEVEPMIIGRNFLVKINANIGNSAVTSSIGEEVEKLTWAIRWGADNVMDLSTGKHIHETREWIIRNSPVPIGTVPIYQALEKVNGKAEDLTWEIYRDTLIEQAEQGVDYFTIHAGVLLRYVPLTANRMTGIVSRGGSIMAKWCLAHHKESFLYEHFEDICEIMKAYDVSFSLGDGLRPGSIFDANDEAQLGELKTLGELTQIAWKHDVQVMIEGPGHVPMHLIKENMELQLEQCHEAPFYTLGPLTTDIAPGYDHITSGIGAAMIGWYGTAMLCYVTPKEHLGLPNKADVKEGVITYKLAAHAADLAKGHPGAQIRDNALSKARFEFRWEDQFNLGLDPDKAREFHDETLPKDSAKVAHFCSMCGPHFCSMKISQEVRDYAATQGVDEQTALQKGMEQKAVEFVKQGTNIYSKA, from the coding sequence ATGAATGCCCATCCCAAGTTTTTAAGCCAAGCTGCCCACGTTGACGAAGCGGCAGTGCAGCCCTTACCGAATTCCCGCAAAATTTATGTTGCGGGGTCACGCCCCGATATTCAAGTGCCGATGCGCGAAATATCGCAATCTGACACGCCAGCAAGTATGACTGCGGAAAAAAATCCGCCGATAGTTGTGTATGACTGCTCTGGCCCCTATACCGACCCGGCCGCTAATATAGACATCCGTTCCGGTCTGCCAACCCCACGCATGCCGTGGATTATCGAGCGTAGCGACACCGATGAATTATCCGGCCCGACGTCGCAATATGGCACCGCACGTCTGAATGATCCCGAGTTGGCCGAATTACGCTTCAATCTGCTCCGTAAACCACGTCGCGCGAAAGCGGGCGCTAACGTTACACAAATGCACTACGCTCGTTTGGGCATCATCACGCCCGAGATGGAATTTGTCGCGATCCGCGAAAATATGCGTCGCAAAGAGTATCTCGAAGAATTAAAGGCATCCGGCCCGCTGGGAAATAAATTGGCCAATTTAATGAGCCGTCAGCATCCCGGCCAGTCTTTCGGCGCCAGCATTCCGGCCGAAATTACGCCCCAGTTCGTACGCGATGAAATTGCCCGTGGTCGCGCCATTATCCCTGCCAATATTAATCATCCTGAAGTCGAGCCGATGATTATCGGCCGCAATTTCCTGGTAAAAATAAACGCCAATATCGGCAACTCAGCCGTCACTTCCAGCATCGGCGAGGAAGTTGAAAAGCTAACTTGGGCGATTCGCTGGGGTGCCGACAACGTAATGGATCTCTCCACCGGCAAGCATATCCATGAGACGCGTGAATGGATCATTCGCAATTCACCGGTGCCGATCGGCACAGTGCCAATTTACCAGGCATTGGAGAAAGTCAACGGCAAAGCCGAAGATCTGACGTGGGAGATCTACCGCGACACGCTGATTGAGCAAGCCGAGCAGGGCGTCGATTACTTTACGATTCACGCCGGAGTGTTGCTCCGTTACGTACCATTAACGGCCAACCGCATGACTGGCATCGTATCGCGCGGCGGTTCAATCATGGCCAAATGGTGTTTGGCTCATCACAAAGAATCGTTCCTGTACGAACATTTCGAAGATATTTGCGAGATCATGAAGGCTTATGACGTCAGCTTCAGTCTGGGCGATGGCCTGCGTCCCGGCTCCATCTTTGATGCCAATGACGAAGCACAATTGGGCGAGTTGAAAACGCTCGGTGAACTAACCCAAATTGCATGGAAACATGATGTGCAGGTGATGATCGAAGGCCCCGGTCATGTGCCCATGCACCTGATCAAAGAGAACATGGAGCTGCAACTGGAACAATGCCATGAAGCGCCGTTCTACACACTGGGGCCGCTCACTACAGACATTGCGCCGGGTTACGACCACATTACCTCCGGTATCGGAGCGGCAATGATCGGCTGGTACGGCACTGCGATGCTGTGCTATGTGACACCAAAGGAACACCTCGGCTTGCCGAATAAAGCTGATGTCAAGGAAGGTGTCATCACCTATAAGCTCGCTGCGCATGCTGCCGACCTCGCCAAGGGCCATCCCGGCGCACAGATTCGCGACAACGCGCTGTCCAAGGCACGCTTTGAATTCCGCTGGGAAGATCAGTTCAATCTTGGCCTTGACCCTGACAAGGCGCGCGAATTCCATGATGAAACGCTACCCAAGGATTCCGCCAAGGTCGCGCATTTCTGCTCCATGTGCGGGCCTCATTTCTGTTCGATGAAAATTTCGCAGGAAGTACGAGACTATGCCGCCACTCAAGGCGTAGACGAACAAACTGCCCTTCAAAAAGGAATGGAACAAAAAGCGGTGGAATTCGTGAAGCAGGGGACGAATATTTATAGCAAGGCATAA
- a CDS encoding class I SAM-dependent methyltransferase, whose protein sequence is MSSLPLPSPEAQAHSDQLRDLIHQDIVRQGGWIPFSRFMELALYAPGMGYYSAGARKFGAAGDFVTAPEISSLFGRTLARQLVEIMAQSTPHIIELGAGSGKLAVDILSELERQNSLPDRYDILEVSADLRERQQALLQARLPHLINRVHWLDAPPDNISGVLIANEVLDALPVHLVRWSDANIFERGVASKGENFVWQERLPESSMLLEIAQQIKVPDGTLSDVSLAVRGLVSSLSERLHQGVLLFIDYGFGAREYYHPQRTQGTLMCHYRHHAHDDPFFLPGLQDITAHVDFTAVAEAAIDAGLHLYGYTTQAYFLINSGITDLLAETDSENTCGYFPLSAQLQKLTSPAEMGELFKIIALGKGVNMPLCGFVSGDKSRLL, encoded by the coding sequence ATGTCCTCACTGCCCTTGCCATCCCCCGAAGCTCAGGCGCATAGCGATCAACTGCGTGATCTGATTCATCAGGACATCGTGCGCCAAGGAGGATGGATCCCATTTTCGCGTTTTATGGAGTTGGCGTTATATGCGCCGGGAATGGGCTATTACAGTGCCGGGGCACGCAAGTTTGGCGCAGCCGGGGATTTTGTCACGGCGCCGGAAATTTCTTCGTTATTTGGTCGGACATTGGCGCGACAATTAGTCGAAATTATGGCGCAAAGCACCCCACATATTATCGAACTCGGCGCGGGTAGCGGCAAGCTGGCTGTTGATATATTGAGCGAGCTGGAACGGCAGAATAGCCTGCCCGATCGTTATGACATCCTGGAAGTCAGTGCCGACTTGCGCGAGCGGCAACAAGCATTGCTGCAAGCTCGCTTGCCACATTTAATTAACCGGGTACATTGGCTAGATGCGCCTCCAGATAACATTTCTGGAGTGCTTATTGCCAACGAAGTATTAGATGCGCTGCCAGTGCATTTGGTGCGGTGGAGTGATGCGAATATTTTTGAACGCGGTGTGGCGAGCAAGGGAGAAAACTTTGTGTGGCAGGAACGTCTGCCGGAAAGCTCAATGTTGCTGGAGATTGCCCAACAGATCAAGGTGCCTGATGGCACGCTCAGTGACGTGTCGCTTGCCGTACGTGGACTGGTCAGCAGCCTGAGCGAGCGCTTGCATCAAGGTGTGCTGCTATTTATTGACTATGGTTTTGGCGCGCGCGAGTATTACCATCCGCAGCGCACACAAGGCACTCTCATGTGCCATTACCGCCATCATGCACATGACGATCCGTTCTTTCTGCCCGGCTTGCAGGACATTACCGCGCATGTAGATTTTACCGCCGTAGCGGAAGCGGCCATTGATGCAGGATTGCACCTGTATGGTTATACAACTCAAGCCTATTTCCTGATTAACAGCGGCATCACGGACCTATTGGCAGAGACCGATTCTGAAAATACTTGCGGCTATTTTCCGCTTTCTGCACAACTGCAAAAGCTAACCAGCCCTGCTGAGATGGGTGAATTATTTAAAATAATTGCTCTGGGCAAGGGAGTGAATATGCCTCTATGTGGCTTTGTATCGGGTGATAAGTCACGTTTATTATAA
- a CDS encoding SDR family oxidoreductase, whose protein sequence is MKTILITGANRGIGLEFSRQYAADGWSVLACSRNPEKSDELNKLAAQYPEFIKVLALDVSDHAQIERLAQDLSDESIDLLINNAGIYPKSGVNSFGHTDYAEWMQIFRINTMAPLKMAETFAAQLARSEQKTFVAITSKMGSIEDNSGGGNYLYRSSKTALNMVVKSLAIDLQPAGIISIVIHPGWVKTDMGGPNALISIEQSVSGMRHVISNLSMADLGKFFSYDGQEIPW, encoded by the coding sequence ATGAAAACCATATTGATAACTGGCGCTAACCGTGGGATCGGACTGGAGTTTTCCAGGCAATATGCCGCGGATGGCTGGAGTGTTTTGGCTTGTAGTCGGAATCCAGAAAAATCGGATGAGCTCAATAAACTGGCGGCCCAATATCCTGAGTTTATAAAAGTTCTGGCTCTTGATGTCTCTGACCATGCGCAGATTGAGCGCTTGGCCCAAGATCTGTCAGATGAATCTATCGACCTGCTCATTAACAATGCGGGTATCTATCCGAAATCGGGCGTTAATAGTTTCGGTCATACCGATTATGCGGAATGGATGCAGATATTCCGCATCAATACCATGGCGCCACTCAAAATGGCCGAAACATTTGCCGCCCAACTCGCTCGCAGTGAGCAAAAAACTTTTGTGGCCATAACTAGCAAAATGGGTAGCATTGAGGACAATAGCGGAGGTGGGAATTACCTTTATCGTTCAAGCAAAACAGCACTAAATATGGTCGTAAAGAGCCTTGCAATTGATCTGCAGCCTGCCGGAATCATTTCGATAGTAATTCATCCGGGTTGGGTCAAAACTGATATGGGTGGGCCGAACGCTTTGATCTCTATCGAGCAAAGCGTTTCAGGCATGCGACATGTGATAAGCAACCTTTCAATGGCCGACTTAGGAAAATTCTTTAGTTATGACGGCCAGGAAATTCCTTGGTAA
- a CDS encoding SDR family NAD(P)-dependent oxidoreductase produces MDMQLTSKLALVTGSTAGIGYAIAAGLAAEGAHVIINGRSQSSVDEAVSNLTSATGNQVNGFAGDLSTAVSAEELVRRHPNIEILVNNLGIFEPKPFEDISDADWIRFFNVNVLSGVRLARLCLPAMRTANWGRIIFISSESGVQIPSEMIHYGMTKTAQLAVSRGLAEAVAGTNITVNSVLPGPTKSRGVGDFVDALAKEEGKSFEEFEKDFFEKVRPTSLIKRFTSPEEIASLVTYIASPLSSATTGAALRADGGVVKSAF; encoded by the coding sequence ATGGATATGCAGCTCACAAGCAAACTCGCGCTAGTGACGGGAAGCACCGCGGGAATTGGCTATGCCATCGCCGCAGGACTCGCAGCCGAGGGTGCCCACGTCATTATCAATGGCCGTTCTCAATCGTCAGTGGACGAGGCTGTGTCGAATCTCACGTCTGCGACGGGTAACCAGGTCAATGGTTTCGCCGGCGACCTCAGTACAGCCGTTTCCGCAGAGGAGCTGGTCCGGCGACATCCTAACATCGAGATTCTGGTTAACAACCTTGGAATTTTCGAGCCGAAGCCGTTCGAAGATATTTCTGATGCCGATTGGATAAGATTCTTCAATGTCAACGTCTTGAGCGGCGTGCGTCTTGCGCGCCTTTGTCTGCCAGCGATGAGAACTGCAAACTGGGGACGCATCATTTTTATCTCCAGCGAAAGCGGGGTGCAGATTCCTTCCGAGATGATTCACTACGGGATGACCAAGACGGCCCAGCTTGCTGTATCGCGTGGCTTGGCCGAAGCAGTCGCAGGCACGAACATCACCGTCAATAGTGTGCTTCCTGGCCCTACCAAGTCCCGCGGGGTTGGTGACTTTGTCGATGCACTTGCCAAGGAAGAGGGAAAATCATTCGAGGAGTTCGAGAAGGATTTCTTTGAAAAAGTTCGACCTACTTCGCTCATCAAGAGATTCACCTCCCCGGAAGAAATTGCTTCCCTAGTTACCTACATCGCAAGTCCTCTATCGTCGGCAACTACTGGTGCCGCGCTGCGCGCTGATGGTGGTGTAGTGAAGAGTGCATTTTGA
- a CDS encoding elongation factor-1 alpha, which produces MKSIPPDLAWLNLPNLPTPVKVLFSGYLLAIGLGLCMAGLQIMQTHGMADGKPGLSLDDIVYSYYGNRSGSTLESKLNGSMKEMGTPEARLDIIKWVRNGAPETEWELHFKDTFKQYCVQCHGSVPGIPDFSKYEEVKKVATIDEGASIQTLTRSSHIHLFGISFIFFFVGFIFSFAAGIPKWLKISAIAIPFAFLIVDIFSWWLTKWNPNFAWLTLIGGFGYSVAATIMWFISMYQMFILSRNGKIYGNAWEADLK; this is translated from the coding sequence ATGAAATCAATCCCCCCGGATTTGGCTTGGTTAAATCTGCCTAATCTACCGACACCCGTCAAAGTGCTTTTTTCCGGATACCTGCTCGCGATTGGGTTGGGTTTATGTATGGCTGGCCTACAGATCATGCAGACACACGGCATGGCAGATGGCAAGCCAGGGCTTTCCTTGGATGACATCGTCTACAGCTATTATGGAAATCGGAGTGGGAGCACGCTTGAAAGTAAGCTCAATGGGTCTATGAAAGAGATGGGTACGCCAGAAGCACGTCTCGACATCATTAAATGGGTTCGCAACGGGGCACCTGAGACAGAATGGGAGCTGCACTTCAAGGATACTTTTAAACAATATTGTGTACAGTGCCATGGTTCTGTTCCTGGCATTCCTGATTTTAGCAAGTATGAGGAGGTCAAAAAGGTAGCCACGATCGACGAAGGCGCAAGCATTCAAACTCTGACCAGATCGTCGCACATTCATTTATTCGGGATCAGCTTCATTTTCTTTTTTGTGGGATTTATTTTCAGCTTTGCGGCAGGCATACCAAAATGGTTGAAAATTTCAGCCATTGCCATTCCCTTCGCCTTTCTGATCGTAGATATTTTCTCGTGGTGGCTTACGAAATGGAATCCCAACTTTGCATGGCTCACGCTTATTGGCGGCTTTGGTTACAGCGTTGCAGCAACCATAATGTGGTTTATCAGTATGTACCAAATGTTTATCTTGTCGCGCAACGGAAAAATCTATGGCAATGCTTGGGAAGCAGATTTGAAATAG
- a CDS encoding chitosanase, producing MLTATQKKTAEALVNIFETGEVLGDYGQVTLIVGDTGHLTFGRSQTTLGSGNLNELMQRYCAKSGARFGTRLASYLPRFVARDLKLDNEFKLHNLLRASADDNVMRDTQDTFFDETYWQPAAQTAERLKIMSPLGVAVVYDSFVHGSWKLMSNRTTQQIGDISSVNEQKWIAAYVATRRAWLAENTRADLRATVYRMDTFQRLIDQGYWGLELPLVVRGHEISSVTLSATPRGCYDGPQPGTRSLALQSPLQRGLDVRLLQLGLSDRGVDIKADGIFGQTSQQLIKEYQSTHSLPVTGVADVALIAQLVA from the coding sequence ATGTTGACAGCAACCCAAAAGAAAACCGCCGAGGCCCTCGTCAATATTTTTGAGACTGGCGAGGTGCTAGGTGATTATGGCCAAGTGACACTGATTGTTGGTGACACGGGACATCTCACATTCGGCCGGTCGCAGACCACACTCGGCTCAGGTAATTTAAATGAATTAATGCAGCGCTATTGTGCGAAGTCAGGTGCCCGCTTCGGCACCCGTTTAGCATCATACCTACCGCGTTTTGTGGCACGCGACCTTAAGCTGGATAATGAATTCAAACTGCATAACTTGTTACGTGCCAGCGCTGACGATAACGTTATGCGCGATACGCAGGATACCTTTTTTGACGAGACCTATTGGCAGCCTGCCGCTCAAACTGCAGAGCGCTTAAAGATCATGAGCCCGCTTGGAGTGGCGGTGGTATACGATAGCTTTGTACACGGCTCATGGAAATTAATGAGCAACCGCACCACACAACAGATCGGCGATATCTCCAGCGTCAACGAGCAGAAATGGATTGCCGCTTACGTAGCCACCCGTCGCGCTTGGCTGGCCGAAAATACGCGCGCCGATTTACGCGCCACCGTCTATCGCATGGATACTTTTCAGCGTCTGATTGATCAGGGTTACTGGGGGCTAGAGCTACCACTGGTTGTACGCGGTCACGAAATTTCCAGCGTAACGCTGTCAGCTACTCCGCGCGGCTGTTACGATGGCCCGCAGCCGGGAACGCGTTCCTTGGCTTTGCAATCGCCTCTGCAACGCGGGCTGGATGTGCGCCTTCTCCAGCTTGGACTGTCGGATCGTGGCGTGGACATTAAAGCAGATGGAATATTCGGTCAGACCTCGCAGCAGCTCATTAAAGAATACCAGTCTACTCATAGCCTGCCGGTGACCGGTGTCGCCGACGTGGCGTTGATCGCCCAGCTTGTTGCATAA
- a CDS encoding DUF4124 domain-containing protein: MMKSHYLLVFLCTGYIGWAQAEIYKKVDADGHVTYSSTPTKGSKKLDLGPLTIVPSPARARNNATPPDFLKVDSDTQKNRDNLRHKILEEELSTEQKLIEEARQNLINGKENSEILKDKDGRNYRNDAKYEENIKGLQGQVILHEKNVEALKTELHKLK, encoded by the coding sequence ATGATGAAGTCACATTACCTATTGGTTTTTCTGTGTACGGGTTATATCGGCTGGGCACAGGCGGAAATATATAAAAAAGTCGATGCGGATGGGCATGTCACTTATTCCAGCACACCTACAAAAGGCTCCAAAAAACTTGATCTGGGACCACTGACTATCGTGCCATCCCCTGCGCGTGCACGCAATAACGCTACCCCTCCCGATTTCCTTAAAGTAGATTCAGATACACAAAAAAATCGCGATAACCTGCGTCACAAGATACTTGAAGAAGAGTTATCAACAGAGCAAAAGCTGATCGAAGAAGCTCGTCAGAACCTGATAAATGGAAAAGAGAACTCAGAAATTCTGAAGGACAAAGACGGTAGGAACTATCGAAATGACGCCAAATATGAAGAAAATATAAAGGGCTTGCAGGGGCAGGTAATATTACACGAGAAAAATGTTGAAGCGCTTAAGACTGAACTGCACAAACTCAAGTAA
- the zapD gene encoding cell division protein ZapD produces MISYDFPLNERLRTLLRLEDLYAKLLCFTERSSAIDHHAALGVLLEVLEVASRSDLKSDLLQELERQKRQLSALHNNPEISEQALDAVLDEIESASSGVLNMSGKVGQHLRENEWLMGIKQRTGIPGGTCEFDLPSYHHWLHQDAMLRRNYLKTWLTPMLPIRDGLAIILKLLRESGKAYHYIAQQGNFQQMQCGRVAQMLRVSLDKTLPCVPEVGANKYMLNIRFIAADYVGKSALYDQDVAFNLTFCSL; encoded by the coding sequence GTGATTAGCTATGATTTCCCTCTCAATGAACGACTGCGCACACTACTGCGCCTAGAGGATCTTTATGCCAAGTTGCTATGTTTTACAGAAAGATCAAGCGCTATTGATCATCACGCCGCTTTGGGCGTACTGTTAGAAGTTCTTGAAGTCGCTAGCCGTTCCGACTTGAAATCTGATTTGTTGCAAGAATTAGAACGCCAAAAACGACAACTTTCTGCTTTACACAACAATCCAGAAATTTCAGAACAAGCACTGGATGCGGTTCTTGATGAAATTGAAAGTGCCAGTAGCGGCGTGCTAAACATGAGTGGCAAGGTGGGTCAACACTTGCGCGAAAACGAATGGTTAATGGGCATCAAGCAGCGTACTGGCATCCCTGGCGGAACCTGCGAATTTGACTTGCCATCCTACCATCACTGGCTCCATCAGGATGCCATGTTGCGGCGCAATTACCTGAAGACTTGGCTAACTCCCATGCTGCCCATACGCGATGGTCTTGCAATCATCCTCAAGCTGTTACGCGAAAGTGGAAAAGCGTACCATTACATTGCCCAGCAGGGTAACTTCCAGCAAATGCAATGTGGCCGCGTGGCACAAATGCTGCGTGTCAGCTTGGACAAAACGCTACCGTGCGTTCCTGAAGTCGGCGCCAACAAATACATGCTTAATATTCGCTTTATTGCTGCTGATTATGTAGGCAAAAGCGCTTTATACGATCAGGACGTGGCGTTCAACCTTACTTTCTGCTCTTTGTAA
- a CDS encoding pteridine reductase: MQGKVVLVTGGAKRVGAAICRKLHAAGANIALHYRSSAQDALALQSELQAERAGSVLHIQADLLDPQALSRLVEVTVSHFGRLDALVNNASSFFPTSLGDVNDQNWNDLIGTNLKAPLLLAQAAAMELRHNHGAIVNIVDIHAERPMPGYLLYNIAKGGLAALTRALAQEMAPQVRVNAIAPGVIVWPESAEWSDETRRRQTIEHTLLKREGEPDDIARTVKFLLNDAPYITGQIIAVDGGRSINL; encoded by the coding sequence ATGCAAGGTAAAGTGGTATTAGTGACGGGTGGCGCAAAACGCGTGGGGGCAGCGATCTGCCGCAAGCTGCACGCAGCGGGGGCGAACATCGCGCTACACTACCGTTCTTCTGCGCAGGATGCATTGGCTTTACAATCCGAATTACAAGCCGAGCGTGCCGGCTCTGTGCTGCACATACAGGCTGACCTGCTGGATCCCCAAGCTCTGTCCCGGCTGGTAGAGGTAACTGTCAGTCATTTTGGACGGTTGGATGCGCTGGTTAACAATGCTTCCAGTTTTTTCCCTACGTCACTGGGCGATGTTAACGATCAAAACTGGAACGACCTGATTGGCACCAACTTGAAAGCCCCGTTGCTGCTCGCACAAGCGGCAGCGATGGAGTTGCGCCACAACCACGGCGCCATTGTCAACATTGTGGATATTCATGCCGAACGACCCATGCCCGGTTACCTGTTGTATAACATAGCAAAGGGCGGCCTGGCGGCGCTCACGCGCGCCTTAGCGCAGGAAATGGCCCCGCAAGTGCGCGTCAACGCTATTGCCCCGGGCGTCATTGTCTGGCCTGAAAGCGCGGAATGGAGCGATGAGACGCGGCGGAGGCAGACCATCGAACACACCTTGCTCAAGCGTGAAGGCGAGCCCGACGACATTGCCCGCACAGTGAAATTTTTATTAAATGATGCACCCTACATTACCGGACAAATTATTGCGGTGGATGGCGGACGCAGTATTAACCTTTGA
- the ttcA gene encoding tRNA 2-thiocytidine(32) synthetase TtcA: protein MNAITHPIHFEHHSSNFNRLRGRLEQQVGRAIGDFNMIEEGDTIMVCMSGGKDSYTLLEILLTLQKRAPINFRLIAMNLDQKQPGFPAHILPDYFKSIGIEYHIETQDTYSIVKEKIPEGKTTCSLCSRLRRGIIYRVAGELGANKIALGHHRDDMIETLFLNIFFGGKLKAMPPKLVTDKGDHVVIRPLAYCAEKDIASFARTLKFPIIPCNLCGAQENLQRQNIKEMLTAWERQYPGRSQSIFTAMQNVKPSHLMDSKLFDFKSINVGDMVDEGDMAFDG, encoded by the coding sequence ATGAACGCCATTACACACCCTATCCATTTTGAGCATCACTCCAGCAATTTTAACCGCCTGCGTGGACGACTGGAACAACAAGTTGGCCGTGCTATCGGCGACTTCAACATGATCGAGGAAGGCGACACCATAATGGTGTGTATGTCCGGTGGCAAGGATTCTTACACTCTGCTGGAAATTTTGTTAACGCTGCAAAAACGCGCGCCGATTAATTTTCGCCTTATCGCCATGAATCTGGATCAGAAGCAGCCGGGTTTTCCGGCGCATATACTGCCGGACTATTTCAAATCCATTGGCATCGAGTATCACATTGAAACCCAGGACACCTATTCCATAGTCAAGGAGAAAATTCCAGAAGGCAAAACCACCTGCTCACTCTGCTCGCGTTTACGTCGCGGCATCATCTATCGCGTGGCGGGAGAACTGGGTGCGAACAAGATCGCATTGGGCCACCACCGTGACGACATGATAGAGACGCTGTTTCTGAATATATTCTTTGGCGGCAAACTCAAGGCCATGCCACCGAAGCTGGTTACGGATAAGGGCGACCACGTAGTGATTCGTCCACTGGCTTATTGCGCTGAGAAAGACATTGCCAGTTTTGCCCGCACCCTGAAATTCCCCATCATCCCGTGCAATCTTTGCGGTGCACAGGAAAACCTGCAACGCCAGAATATCAAGGAAATGTTAACAGCCTGGGAGCGCCAGTACCCTGGCCGCAGCCAGTCCATCTTCACCGCCATGCAAAACGTGAAACCCTCACACCTGATGGACAGCAAGCTGTTTGACTTCAAGAGCATCAATGTGGGAGACATGGTGGATGAAGGAGATATGGCATTTGATGGGTAA